The Treponema succinifaciens DSM 2489 region GAGGGCGGCGGACTTCCTCATTGACCGGGTGGGCCGGGAGAACATCGTTTCGGCTATGGTACACATGGATGAAAAAACGCCCCATCTGCACTTGGTCTTTGTGCCGCTGACAAAGGACAACCGCCTGTGCGCCAAAGAAATTATCGGCAACCGGGCCAATCTGACGAAGTGGCAGGACGATTTTCACGCCTGTATGGTGGAGCAGTACCCCGACCTGGAGCGTGGGGAAAGCGCCAGCAAGACGGGCCGGAAGCATATCCCCACCCGGCTGTTCAAACAGGCGGTCAACCTCTCCAAACAGGCGAGGGCCATTGAAGCGGTTCTCTCCGGCATTACCCCGCTGAACGCCGGAAAGAAGAAAGAGGAAGCCCTCTCCATGCTGAAAAAGTGGTTTCCGCAGATGGAGAACTTCTCCGGGCAACTGAAAAAATACAAGGTCACAATCAATGACTTGTTAGCGGAAAATGAAAAGCTGGAAGTCAGGGCAAAGGCCAGCGAAAAAGGCAAGATGAATGACACGATGGAACGGGCGAAGTTAAAAAGCGAACTGGACGATATGCGGCGGCTGGTTGACCGTATCCCGCCGGAGATTTTAGCGGAACTGAAACGGCAACAGCGGCAGCATGGAAAGGAAAGGTGATCTTATAAGTAATATCAGATACAAAAAGGAAATCGAAATCGTGACTTTTCAGGGAAAGGAAATCACACTGGAAAATCTCTCCCCGGTGTTCACGCCGGAACAGGAAGCAGCCAAACGCCGGGAACTGGAACAGCAGCTTTATGAGGTGTTCCGCAAGTACGCCGACAAGCGGGAGAGTGAGGAAGCCGGGACATAAGGTTTTCCAAACCCATCATTGATTTGCGGGGCTGCTGGCGGTATAATAGAACTGTCAGCAGCTCCGTTTCTTTTTTAAGAAAAGGAGCGACAATATGAACAATCGGATAGACGCAATCTATGCAAGACAATCGGTAGACAAAAAGGACAGCATTTCCATTGAAAGCCAGATTGAATTTTGCAAATACGAGTTGAAAGGCGGTAACTGCAAGGAATACACAGACAAAGGGTACAGCGGCAAGAACACAGACCGTCCGAAGTTTCAAGAACTGGTGCGGGACATCAAGCGGGGCTTGATTGCAAAGGTCGTGGTTTACAAGCTCGACCGTATCAGCCGTTCCATTCTGGACTTTGCCAACATGATGGAGCTGTTCCAGCAGTACAATGTGGAGTTTGTGTCCTCTACGGAAAAGTTTGATACCTCCACGCCGATGGGACGGGCCATGCTGAATATCTGTATCGTGTTCGCCCAGCTTGAACGGGAAACGATACAGAAGCGGGTAACGGACGCTTACTACTCCCGCAGTCAGCGGGGCTTTAAGATGGGCGGGAAAGCCCCTTACGGCTTCCATACGGAGCCTATCAAGATGGACGGTATCAACACAAAGAAGCTGGTGGTAAACCCGGAGGAAGCGGCCAATATCCGGCTGATGTTTGAGATGTACGCCCAGCCCACAACTTCCTACGGGGACATTACCCGGTACTTTGCCGAACAGGGGATTTTGTTCCATGGCAAAGAGCTGATACGCCCCACGCTGGCGCAGATGTTACGCAATCCTGTCTATGTGCAGGCAGACCTTGATGTGTACGAATTTTTCAAAAGTCAAGGTACAGTCATTGTCAATGACGTTGCCGATTTTACGGGCATGAACGGCTGCTATCTGTATCAAGGGCGAGATGTAAAGGCCAGCAAGAAAAACGACTTAAAAGACCAAATGCTGGTACTGGCTCCCCATGAGGGTATCGTCCCCTCCGACACCTGGCTGACCTGCCGCAAGAAGCTGATGAACAACATGAAAATCCAGTCTGCCCGGAAAGCCACCCACACATGGCTGGCAGGAAAAATCAAGTGCGGGAATTGCGGGTATGCTCTTATGAGTATCTACAATCCCTCCGGCAAACAGTATCTCCGCTGCACGAAACGGCTGGACAATAAAAGCTGTCCTGGCTGTGGGAAAATCATCACTTCGGAACTGGAAGCGGTTGTTTATCAGCAGATGGTAAAGAAGCTGGCAAGCTACAAGACGCTGACAGGAAAAAAGAAAGCGGCAAAGGCAAACCCGAAAATCACCGCCCTGCAAGTGGAACTTGCCCATGTAGACAGCGAGATTGAAAAGCTGGTGGACAGTCTGACGGGGGCAAACAATGTCCTGTTCTCCTATGTGAATGTGAAGATAGCGGAACTGGACGGGCGCAAGCAGGAACTTCTGGCAAGGATAGCGGAGTTGACTGTGGAGGCCATCAGCCCGGAACAGGTCAGCCAGATTTCCGGCTACCTCGATACCTGGGAGAATGTATCTTTTGATGAC contains the following coding sequences:
- a CDS encoding recombinase family protein, whose translation is MNNRIDAIYARQSVDKKDSISIESQIEFCKYELKGGNCKEYTDKGYSGKNTDRPKFQELVRDIKRGLIAKVVVYKLDRISRSILDFANMMELFQQYNVEFVSSTEKFDTSTPMGRAMLNICIVFAQLERETIQKRVTDAYYSRSQRGFKMGGKAPYGFHTEPIKMDGINTKKLVVNPEEAANIRLMFEMYAQPTTSYGDITRYFAEQGILFHGKELIRPTLAQMLRNPVYVQADLDVYEFFKSQGTVIVNDVADFTGMNGCYLYQGRDVKASKKNDLKDQMLVLAPHEGIVPSDTWLTCRKKLMNNMKIQSARKATHTWLAGKIKCGNCGYALMSIYNPSGKQYLRCTKRLDNKSCPGCGKIITSELEAVVYQQMVKKLASYKTLTGKKKAAKANPKITALQVELAHVDSEIEKLVDSLTGANNVLFSYVNVKIAELDGRKQELLARIAELTVEAISPEQVSQISGYLDTWENVSFDDKRRVVDLMITTIAATSDSLNITWKI
- the mobV gene encoding MobV family relaxase; amino-acid sequence: MAQHAILRFEKHKGHPAGPLEAHHERKKEQYASNPDIDTSRSKYNFHIVKPDGRYYHFIQSRIEQARCRTRKDSTRFVDTLITASPEFFKGKSPKEIAAYFQRAADFLIDRVGRENIVSAMVHMDEKTPHLHLVFVPLTKDNRLCAKEIIGNRANLTKWQDDFHACMVEQYPDLERGESASKTGRKHIPTRLFKQAVNLSKQARAIEAVLSGITPLNAGKKKEEALSMLKKWFPQMENFSGQLKKYKVTINDLLAENEKLEVRAKASEKGKMNDTMERAKLKSELDDMRRLVDRIPPEILAELKRQQRQHGKER